A region of Thermococcus argininiproducens DNA encodes the following proteins:
- a CDS encoding DUF2118 domain-containing protein, which yields MEKVPRLFVESTAEECVENDKAKVDCIIIQENVEVRLKKEEKLPAFIDVKKAKFMKKEVYDRFHFYVDKYEHRMVCDVIIVLPDRRTEIRLYKGDELMLLPVEGYVSSIIAEVGNRVRKSDAFAAITTKKGEVHYLKPPRNGTVVYIDEFSNRPHYVYYLLPEER from the coding sequence ATGGAAAAAGTCCCACGGCTTTTCGTTGAGAGCACTGCTGAGGAATGTGTTGAGAATGATAAGGCAAAAGTAGATTGTATAATTATTCAGGAAAACGTAGAAGTGAGGCTAAAGAAAGAAGAAAAGCTTCCCGCGTTTATAGATGTAAAAAAAGCAAAATTCATGAAAAAAGAAGTCTATGACAGATTCCATTTCTATGTAGATAAATATGAGCATAGAATGGTTTGTGATGTGATAATAGTTTTGCCAGATAGAAGAACGGAAATAAGACTTTACAAAGGGGATGAATTAATGCTCCTACCCGTAGAAGGATACGTCTCAAGTATAATCGCAGAAGTAGGAAATAGAGTCAGAAAAAGCGATGCATTTGCTGCAATAACAACTAAAAAAGGAGAGGTACACTACCTCAAGCCACCTAGGAACGGAACAGTTGTCTACATCGATGAATTCAGCAACAGACCACACTATGTATACTACCTTCTCCCAGAGGAGCGTTAA
- a CDS encoding FKBP-type peptidyl-prolyl cis-trans isomerase translates to MKVEKGDFVVFNYIGKFENGEIFDTTYENIAKEAGIYTEDRTYGPLGANVGVGELISGMDEDLIGMEVGEKKTITIPPEKGYGMPRDDLIIDVPTSEFEKAGIEPIEGAYIMTDSGIARITAVGEENVTLDFNHPLAGKTLIFEVEIVDIEKEKSDKAEA, encoded by the coding sequence ATGAAAGTTGAAAAAGGCGATTTTGTGGTTTTTAATTACATTGGGAAGTTTGAGAATGGAGAAATTTTCGATACGACTTATGAGAATATTGCTAAAGAAGCAGGTATTTATACCGAAGACAGGACTTATGGTCCCCTTGGTGCCAATGTAGGGGTTGGTGAGCTTATCTCTGGAATGGACGAAGACCTAATAGGGATGGAAGTTGGAGAGAAGAAAACCATAACGATTCCCCCAGAAAAAGGATATGGAATGCCACGTGATGACTTAATAATCGATGTACCAACGAGTGAATTCGAAAAAGCAGGTATAGAGCCGATAGAAGGGGCCTATATTATGACTGATAGTGGAATTGCAAGAATAACTGCTGTTGGAGAAGAGAATGTTACCCTTGACTTTAACCATCCACTTGCCGGAAAAACATTGATTTTTGAAGTAGAAATAGTGGACATAGAAAAAGAAAAATCAGATAAAGCCGAGGCTTGA
- a CDS encoding type II secretion system F family protein, protein MPEITFLHPIAKALERVIPKRWTRKYTLFLYSAGISFLALEFLIVSLLLALLVSIVVFIISPVKLYALPVFLAVFIGVAWVYPYWKLIKKIENMENNIPDAFFYLASSLRAGVSFSEALEEASTARFGALTEEFKRTVSEIKRGRSTYEALKAFALRNRRSIIIYRSTMIILEAYERGAPMADVLVAVANDVREILRIKKERKASTGMQTMFFIIASGFLGPIILGIVSQIMGGMNTPEVGLNLPLDAIYNILLAFVALQAIVSGLGIGIIREGKFSAGFKYSAMLAVMGVLTFLVATKVQISSLGFI, encoded by the coding sequence ATGCCTGAAATTACCTTTCTACATCCAATTGCGAAGGCCCTTGAAAGGGTAATTCCAAAGAGGTGGACTAGGAAGTACACCCTGTTTCTGTATTCTGCGGGCATATCATTCTTGGCACTAGAATTTTTGATAGTGTCTTTGCTACTTGCACTTTTAGTGAGTATTGTGGTCTTCATAATTTCTCCAGTCAAGCTTTATGCTCTACCTGTCTTCCTTGCTGTATTCATTGGAGTTGCGTGGGTGTATCCTTACTGGAAGCTCATCAAGAAAATTGAAAACATGGAAAACAACATTCCTGATGCGTTTTTCTATTTGGCGAGTTCTCTTAGGGCTGGAGTATCGTTTTCGGAGGCATTGGAAGAGGCCTCTACTGCTAGATTTGGAGCCTTAACAGAGGAGTTTAAAAGAACAGTCAGTGAGATAAAGAGAGGTAGGTCAACTTATGAGGCTTTAAAGGCTTTTGCACTGAGAAACAGGAGATCAATAATAATATACCGATCTACGATGATCATCCTCGAGGCCTATGAAAGAGGTGCACCAATGGCTGATGTGCTGGTAGCTGTTGCTAATGATGTTCGTGAGATCCTAAGAATAAAAAAAGAGAGAAAAGCTTCTACGGGAATGCAGACAATGTTTTTCATAATTGCAAGTGGATTCCTTGGCCCGATAATTCTCGGGATAGTCTCTCAAATTATGGGAGGCATGAATACGCCAGAGGTAGGTCTAAACCTACCGCTGGATGCTATTTATAATATTCTCTTAGCATTCGTGGCACTGCAGGCAATAGTTTCTGGATTGGGAATTGGAATAATAAGAGAAGGAAAGTTCTCAGCAGGCTTCAAATACAGCGCAATGCTTGCCGTAATGGGCGTCTTAACATTTCTCGTAGCTACTAAGGTCCAAATATCAAGCCTCGGCTTTATCTGA
- a CDS encoding type II secretion system F family protein: MGLKARILEFIERLGQKTIEVSERPIRRIPKTLTLEERLQLLKKLQEEISEEREKRYEEEIEELVEWRKKELEKSFSHRFSEFMLRRFRGPVESFTRSIKGLDYDLLRANIKMSKEQYVALMIGVSIFSAIFGFILGILLILPIDISIMLGLLGFIGGFLYMRNYPRLVWRGRVIEVEKALPYVLRHMASLLSAGVGIAEAMVSVANADYGPISEEFDLMIRDMHGGTSFEDALTRFEERMASENVSRVVKQILRATRFGGNLADILYKLAEDFSFEYRMKLVEYIQKVNGIAFVYMFMTIIMPTLFVVAILAASMMSRSVVLPPSALAVILLFGFPAMSTMVVFMIKRSEPR, translated from the coding sequence TTGGGATTGAAGGCTAGAATATTGGAGTTCATAGAAAGGTTAGGACAAAAAACTATTGAGGTGAGTGAACGACCTATTCGTAGAATTCCTAAGACGCTTACATTAGAGGAAAGACTCCAACTATTGAAAAAACTCCAAGAAGAGATCAGTGAAGAAAGAGAAAAGAGATATGAAGAAGAGATTGAGGAATTAGTAGAGTGGAGAAAGAAGGAACTGGAAAAATCTTTCAGTCACAGATTTTCAGAATTCATGTTGAGGCGTTTCAGAGGTCCAGTCGAATCTTTCACAAGATCTATCAAAGGTCTAGATTATGATTTGCTTCGTGCAAATATCAAAATGAGTAAGGAACAGTACGTCGCTTTGATGATAGGAGTATCAATTTTTTCTGCCATTTTTGGGTTTATACTTGGCATTCTTCTCATTCTCCCAATTGACATATCAATAATGCTGGGACTTCTCGGTTTCATTGGTGGCTTTCTTTACATGAGGAATTATCCAAGGTTAGTGTGGAGAGGAAGAGTGATAGAGGTAGAGAAGGCGTTGCCATATGTATTGAGGCACATGGCATCTCTCCTAAGTGCAGGTGTTGGTATAGCTGAGGCTATGGTTTCAGTGGCTAATGCCGATTATGGCCCAATCTCTGAGGAATTTGATTTAATGATAAGAGACATGCATGGTGGGACCTCTTTTGAGGACGCTTTAACAAGATTTGAAGAGAGAATGGCTTCTGAAAACGTTAGCAGGGTTGTGAAGCAGATATTAAGGGCTACAAGATTCGGTGGAAACTTGGCGGATATATTATACAAACTTGCTGAGGACTTTTCCTTTGAATATAGGATGAAGCTTGTAGAATACATACAGAAGGTTAATGGTATAGCATTTGTTTACATGTTCATGACGATAATTATGCCGACACTCTTTGTTGTGGCTATACTTGCGGCATCTATGATGTCGAGAAGTGTTGTATTGCCACCCTCCGCACTAGCTGTTATCTTATTGTTTGGGTTCCCTGCCATGTCTACAATGGTAGTGTTCATGATAAAACGAAGCGAGCCGAGGTGA